A single genomic interval of Cucumis sativus cultivar 9930 chromosome 7, Cucumber_9930_V3, whole genome shotgun sequence harbors:
- the LOC101214028 gene encoding epimerase family protein SDR39U1 homolog, chloroplastic isoform X1, whose protein sequence is MACSLHVGFCCRLLDSELFDMSSLLSLLGDGHLHLRSRSISFCSPNPSQGLSGSFSFILGSPCTSRNLRKVQISKKVNVFAWHALHGRVNGMACIQTHSSFLLGLQWCFLCSKLSENLDHILGRCQFALLIRNCFLETFGVCLARNRDRLLMLGKKNQLTVSITGATGFIGRRLVQRLHADKHNIRVLTRSKSKAELIFPAREFPGIMIAEEPGWKNCIQGSDGVVNLAGMPISTRWSSEIKKEIKQSRIRVTSKVVSLINDAPDAARPTVLVSATAVGYYGTSETATFDERSPSGNDYLAQVCREWEATALGVNKNVRVALIRIGVVLGKEGGALAKMIPLFMMFAGGPLGSGKQWFSWIHLDDIVNLIYEALINPSYQGVINGTAPNPVTLGELCKGLGAEMGRPSWLPVPDFALKAVLGEGASVVLEGQKVVPTRAKELGFSYKYPSVKDALKSILS, encoded by the exons ATGGCTTGCTCTCTTCATGTTGGTTTCTGCTGTCGTCTTTTAGATAGTGAATTGTTTGACatgtcttctcttctttctttattgggAGACGGCCATCTTCATTTGAGGAGTAGGAGTATTAGTTTTTGTTCCCCTAATCCCTCTCAGGGTCTCTCTggttcattttcctttatattGGGTAGCCCTTGCACTTCTAGGAACTTAAGGAAGGTTCAAATTTCCAAGAAGGTCAATGTTTTTGCTTGGCACGCCTTACATGGGAGAGTGAATGGAATGGCTTGTATTCAAACACACTCTTCCTTCTTGTTGGGGCTGCAATGGTGCTTTCTTTGTAGCAAGTTATCTGAAAATCTGGATCACATCTTGGGGAGATGCCAGTTTGCTCTTTTGATACGGAACTGCTTTTTGGAGACTTTTGGTGTTTGCTTAGCTCGTAATAGAGATCGTCTACTTATGTTGGGGAAG AAAAATCAGCTCACAGTATCAATAACTGGAGCTACAGGCTTTATTGGCCGAAGGCTTGTGCAAAGGCTCCATGCAG ATAAACACAACATTCGAGTTTTAACACGCTCTAAATCTAAGGCCGAGTTGATATTTCCGG CAAGGGAGTTTCCAGGAATCATGATCGCAGAGGAGCCGGGGTGGAAAAACTGCATCCAAGGTTCAGATGGAGTTGTTAACTTGGCTGGCATGCCTATAAGTACCAGGTGGTCTTCTGAG ATCAAGAAAGAGATCAAGCAAAGCAGGATCAGAGTCACCTCAAAG GTTGTAAGCTTAATTAATGATGCACCGGATGCAGCTCGCCCTACGGTTTTGGTTAGCGCAACAGCTGTTGGTTACTATG GTACTAGTGAAACAGCAACATTCGATGAACGAAGTCCATCCGGAAATGACTACTTAGCACAG GTTTGTAGGGAATGGGAAGCAACAGCCCTGGGAGTAAACAAGAACGTTAGAGTGGCTCTTATCCGTATAGGTGTTGTTCTTGGTAAAGAAGGTGGTGCTTTAG CGAAAATGATACCTCTCTTCATGATGTTTGCTGGAGGCCCGCTGGGATCTGGAAAACAATG GTTTTCGTGGATTCATTTGGATGACATTGTGAACTTAATATATGAAGCTCTCATCAATCCATCTTATCAAG gGGTTATAAATGGAACAGCCCCAAACCCGGTTACGTTGGGTGAATTATGTAAAGGATTGGGAGCTGAGATGGGAAGACCTTCATGGCTCCCAGTACCTGACTTTGCTCTCAAAGCCGTGCTTGGAGAAGGAGCTTCTGTG GTGTTGGAAGGGCAAAAGGTTGTTCCTACCAGAGCCAAGGAATTGGGTTTTTCGTATAAGTACCCTTCCGTGAAGGACGCACTCAAGTCCATTCTTTCCTAA
- the LOC101214509 gene encoding 30S ribosomal protein S31, mitochondrial, translated as MAMAQWFGAVARGVMAAERRSPSLTSSMAVEGLVPILCGRGDKRTKRGKRFKGSYGNARPKKEKKIQRIKDKIEVPSSTPWPLPFKLI; from the coding sequence atggcgATGGCGCAGTGGTTCGGCGCAGTAGCTAGGGGAGTTATGGCGGCGGAGAGACGTTCTCCTTCTCTAACGTCGTCCATGGCGGTCGAAGGACTGGTCCCGATTCTCTGTGGACGAGGTGACAAGAGGACGAAGAGAGGGAAGAGATTCAAAGGCTCCTACGGAAACGCTAGGccgaagaaggagaagaagatacAGCGAATCAAGGATAAAATCGAGGTTCCTAGTTCCACTCCTTGGCCTCTTCCTTTCAAGCTCATCTGA
- the LOC101214028 gene encoding epimerase family protein SDR39U1 homolog, chloroplastic isoform X2 — MDLPPAISFSWSRTVSHSLRIPQHLAICGNRFRVFCAIDATKMKNQLTVSITGATGFIGRRLVQRLHADKHNIRVLTRSKSKAELIFPAREFPGIMIAEEPGWKNCIQGSDGVVNLAGMPISTRWSSEIKKEIKQSRIRVTSKVVSLINDAPDAARPTVLVSATAVGYYGTSETATFDERSPSGNDYLAQVCREWEATALGVNKNVRVALIRIGVVLGKEGGALAKMIPLFMMFAGGPLGSGKQWFSWIHLDDIVNLIYEALINPSYQGVINGTAPNPVTLGELCKGLGAEMGRPSWLPVPDFALKAVLGEGASVVLEGQKVVPTRAKELGFSYKYPSVKDALKSILS, encoded by the exons ATGGACCTCCCTCCTGCCATTTCCTTCTCATGGAGTCGTACTGTCTCCCATTCTCTTCGCATTCCTCAACACCTGGCA ataTGTGGCAACAGGTTTCGGGTGTTTTGTGCCATTGATGCTACAAAGATG AAAAATCAGCTCACAGTATCAATAACTGGAGCTACAGGCTTTATTGGCCGAAGGCTTGTGCAAAGGCTCCATGCAG ATAAACACAACATTCGAGTTTTAACACGCTCTAAATCTAAGGCCGAGTTGATATTTCCGG CAAGGGAGTTTCCAGGAATCATGATCGCAGAGGAGCCGGGGTGGAAAAACTGCATCCAAGGTTCAGATGGAGTTGTTAACTTGGCTGGCATGCCTATAAGTACCAGGTGGTCTTCTGAG ATCAAGAAAGAGATCAAGCAAAGCAGGATCAGAGTCACCTCAAAG GTTGTAAGCTTAATTAATGATGCACCGGATGCAGCTCGCCCTACGGTTTTGGTTAGCGCAACAGCTGTTGGTTACTATG GTACTAGTGAAACAGCAACATTCGATGAACGAAGTCCATCCGGAAATGACTACTTAGCACAG GTTTGTAGGGAATGGGAAGCAACAGCCCTGGGAGTAAACAAGAACGTTAGAGTGGCTCTTATCCGTATAGGTGTTGTTCTTGGTAAAGAAGGTGGTGCTTTAG CGAAAATGATACCTCTCTTCATGATGTTTGCTGGAGGCCCGCTGGGATCTGGAAAACAATG GTTTTCGTGGATTCATTTGGATGACATTGTGAACTTAATATATGAAGCTCTCATCAATCCATCTTATCAAG gGGTTATAAATGGAACAGCCCCAAACCCGGTTACGTTGGGTGAATTATGTAAAGGATTGGGAGCTGAGATGGGAAGACCTTCATGGCTCCCAGTACCTGACTTTGCTCTCAAAGCCGTGCTTGGAGAAGGAGCTTCTGTG GTGTTGGAAGGGCAAAAGGTTGTTCCTACCAGAGCCAAGGAATTGGGTTTTTCGTATAAGTACCCTTCCGTGAAGGACGCACTCAAGTCCATTCTTTCCTAA